A section of the Gloeobacter violaceus PCC 7421 genome encodes:
- a CDS encoding ABC transporter substrate-binding protein, giving the protein MARIFAFAAALLLAGCTSTSLPLTPKPVTGGVLSGTLIGDPGTFNPALARRGSALEVSRLMFAGLLMPDKAGGFSPDLAADFQQAEDGRRYRVRLKPALVWSNGQPLGANDVVFSFERVYGDGRSPGSLPRGLKVSAPDEQTVEFVLPAPDFDFAAYLTLPILPAHALAEGDPLARWGLDADPTTLPVSGPFLCRGYTPNESLELAANPRYWRRPEQPYLAGIRYRIVPDRPAALARFQSGQSDTYRPSPEEYAGLAAGRSSGNYALVSGGAEQPVYLAFNLNRTAVAGKAPVASPGANWFANPAFRQGVALAIDRSRLVQEAFLNTAEAGKGTFDQDAARERLAAAGLKGGAGGVLTDAAGHKVSFEVLLDGDDPAQMRLGEGVRAQLALVGLDAQPRPLPRLVLRNRILRQKRWQAAITNPERLGAPPPASLSFWRSANPWHFFDLGDDQGTLPWQDQFDATYGNKTGASEREQLIAAHQPLVELVRPLALAAIRADVRESRFSAFESTYNGRILANIWEVQKAPPPPAEVSPAPGS; this is encoded by the coding sequence ATGGCTAGGATTTTTGCGTTTGCCGCCGCCTTGCTGCTCGCAGGCTGCACCTCCACCTCCCTGCCGCTTACACCCAAACCGGTGACGGGCGGCGTCCTCTCCGGGACCCTCATCGGCGATCCAGGCACCTTCAACCCGGCCCTCGCCCGGCGCGGCAGCGCCCTGGAGGTTAGTCGGCTGATGTTTGCCGGGTTGCTGATGCCCGATAAAGCCGGTGGTTTCTCCCCCGACCTGGCTGCCGACTTTCAGCAGGCCGAGGACGGCCGCCGCTACCGCGTCCGACTCAAACCCGCACTGGTCTGGTCCAATGGCCAACCGCTCGGCGCGAACGATGTCGTGTTCTCCTTCGAGCGGGTCTACGGCGACGGGCGATCTCCAGGCAGTCTGCCCCGGGGACTGAAGGTGAGCGCCCCGGACGAGCAAACGGTCGAATTTGTCCTGCCGGCCCCCGATTTCGATTTTGCCGCCTACCTGACGCTGCCGATTCTGCCCGCCCACGCCCTGGCCGAAGGCGATCCCCTCGCCCGGTGGGGACTCGACGCCGACCCGACCACCCTGCCGGTCAGCGGGCCGTTTCTGTGCCGCGGCTATACGCCCAACGAGAGTCTGGAACTGGCGGCCAATCCCCGCTACTGGCGCCGGCCCGAGCAACCTTATCTGGCGGGCATTCGCTACCGGATCGTGCCGGATCGGCCCGCGGCCCTTGCCCGCTTCCAGAGCGGCCAGAGCGACACCTACCGGCCGAGCCCCGAAGAGTATGCTGGGCTGGCGGCCGGGCGCTCTTCGGGTAACTACGCCCTGGTGAGCGGTGGCGCCGAGCAGCCTGTTTATCTTGCCTTCAACCTCAATCGGACCGCAGTTGCTGGCAAAGCGCCCGTCGCCTCCCCTGGGGCGAACTGGTTCGCCAACCCCGCTTTTCGCCAGGGGGTTGCCCTCGCCATCGATCGCAGCCGGCTGGTTCAAGAAGCTTTCTTGAACACGGCCGAGGCCGGCAAAGGCACATTCGATCAGGACGCAGCCCGCGAGCGGCTCGCCGCCGCCGGTCTCAAGGGCGGTGCAGGCGGAGTGCTCACCGATGCGGCGGGCCATAAAGTCAGCTTCGAGGTCTTGCTCGACGGCGACGATCCGGCCCAGATGCGGCTGGGCGAGGGCGTGCGCGCCCAACTGGCGCTTGTCGGTCTCGATGCCCAACCGCGCCCCCTGCCCCGGCTGGTGCTGCGCAACCGCATCTTGCGCCAAAAACGCTGGCAGGCTGCAATCACCAATCCCGAGCGACTGGGGGCGCCGCCCCCGGCGAGCCTCTCGTTCTGGCGATCCGCGAACCCATGGCATTTTTTTGACCTGGGCGACGACCAGGGCACTCTCCCCTGGCAGGACCAATTCGATGCCACGTATGGGAACAAAACCGGTGCGTCCGAGCGCGAACAATTGATAGCGGCGCACCAGCCGCTCGTCGAACTGGTGCGTCCCCTGGCGCTCGCCGCCATTCGGGCCGATGTACGCGAAAGTCGCTTCAGTGCCTTCGAGAGCACCTACAACGGCCGCATCCTCGCTAACATTTGGGAGGTGCAAAAAGCACCGCCGCCCCCGGCAGAAGTCTCCCCGGCACCGGGCAGCTGA
- a CDS encoding ribosomal protein L7/L12 — MIYIVAMVAALVCALSLVQWQRQRRRHPQPARGVVSLQTEVLELSGKPQAQHAATSAGGSAGADEPGIYDVVIESVQPNTYLESLQQPAVGPAEPVAATADDEQPPALISTPVEPAPDPQGDPYLEQFFKHHAIPEVSVEDAPAQSTGLAETLDRLSAATDSYFPRPEAECRTAEAPCEEIGGAELFAALPTKAVQPGRYRLVLEAIDVERRNQVVRVLRERGGLDLKEALSSTKKLPRALNADLDREQAQALQGELAAWGARAAIEPLH, encoded by the coding sequence ATGATCTACATCGTTGCCATGGTTGCCGCCCTGGTCTGCGCCTTGAGCCTCGTCCAGTGGCAAAGGCAACGCCGGCGACACCCGCAGCCCGCCAGGGGCGTCGTAAGCCTGCAAACCGAAGTGCTGGAGCTGTCGGGCAAACCCCAAGCGCAGCATGCTGCAACCTCCGCCGGAGGCTCCGCGGGTGCAGACGAACCCGGTATCTACGATGTGGTGATCGAATCGGTCCAACCGAACACCTATCTGGAGTCGCTGCAGCAGCCTGCCGTCGGGCCGGCTGAACCGGTTGCCGCAACAGCCGACGACGAGCAGCCCCCCGCCTTGATATCCACCCCTGTGGAGCCGGCCCCGGACCCACAGGGCGATCCTTATCTGGAGCAGTTTTTCAAGCACCATGCGATCCCCGAAGTGAGTGTCGAGGATGCGCCGGCCCAGAGCACCGGCCTGGCCGAGACCCTCGATCGGCTGAGTGCCGCCACCGACAGCTACTTTCCACGGCCCGAGGCAGAGTGCCGGACTGCCGAGGCACCCTGTGAGGAGATCGGGGGGGCCGAGCTGTTTGCGGCTTTGCCGACAAAGGCAGTGCAGCCCGGTCGCTACCGCCTGGTGCTCGAAGCCATCGATGTCGAACGGCGCAATCAGGTGGTGCGCGTGCTGCGCGAACGCGGCGGTCTGGACCTCAAAGAAGCGCTCTCCAGCACCAAAAAGTTGCCCCGTGCCCTGAACGCCGATTTGGACCGGGAGCAGGCCCAGGCGCTCCAGGGGGAACTGGCCGCCTGGGGCGCGCGCGCCGCCATCGAACCGCTCCACTAG